From Panicum hallii strain FIL2 chromosome 2, PHallii_v3.1, whole genome shotgun sequence, a single genomic window includes:
- the LOC112879812 gene encoding uncharacterized protein LOC112879812, giving the protein MGYERTLKAAAAAAAALLAAAGVRFLGPAAAAFVAEELPRARAAAATWLTPPYLYLVINAIIISIAASSRFQPSASGGDRPSASPYASAAAASSAGVAGVSEEETEQDGIQPAVALQVPAPVVAMPVPAVEEPVVEMNTAAVVPAPSPVEEDEEFSISRSSWTPRRRGAEVEVEVEADAESEVAPFADLTNSREKPLVSARFSRKAPKPSPEGSRALRVARPRKEETLESTWKAITEGRGPPLARHLKKSDTWDTRPGRRPSGGVGSGEIDPAVAAPAGAMRKAETFNDGAAGRSKAAPAAAPVRREPSLGQDELNRRVEAFIHKFNMEMRLQRQESLKHYNDMLGRGSQY; this is encoded by the exons ATGGGGTACGAGCGGACCTTgaaggcggccgcggccgcggccgcggcgctgctggcggcggcgggggtgcgGTTCCTggggcccgcggcggcggcgttcgtgGCGGAGGAgctgccgcgcgcgcgggcggccgcggcgacGTGGCTCACGCCGCCGTACCTCTACCTCGTCATCAACgccatcatcatctccatcgCCGCGTCGTCGCGCTTCCAGCcgagcgccagcggcggcgacCGCCCGTCGGCCTCTCCTTacgcttccgccgccgccgcctcctccgccggagTAGCAGGAGTGTCGGAGGAGGAGACGGAGCAGGATGGGATCCAGCCGGCGGTCGCACTGCAGGTGCCTGCACCGGTCGTGGCGATGCCCGTGCCGGCCGTGGAGGAGCCCGTGGTGGAAATGAACACTGCGGCGGTGGTGCCAGCGCCGTCGCCGGTGGAGGAGGATGAAGAATTCTCGATTTCAAGGTCGTCGTGGACGCCGCGTCGGCGGGGcgcggaggtggaggtggaggtggaggcggaTGCAGAGAGCGAGGTGGCGCCGTTCGCTGACCTGACCAACTCCAGGGAGAAGCCGCTGGTGTCGGCGAGGTTCAGCCGGAAGGCGCCCAAGCCGAGCCCCGAAG GGAGCAGGGCTCTGCGGGTGGCGCGGCCGCGGAAGGAGGAGACGCTGGAGAGCACATGGAAGGCCATCACGGAGGGGCGAGGGCCGCCGCTGGCGCGGCACCTCAAGAAGTCGGACACCTGGGACACCCGCCCGGGGCGCCGCCCGTCCGGCGGCGTAGGCAGCGGGGAGATCGATCCCGCGGTCGCCGCGCCGGCGGGCGCGATGCGGAAGGCCGAGACTTTCAACGACGGCGCCGCCGGGAGGAGCAaggcggcgcccgcggcggcgccggtgcgGCGGGAGCCGTCGCTGGGGCAGGACGAGCTGAACCGGCGGGTGGAGGCGTTCATCCACAAGTTCAACATGGAGATGCGGCTGCAGCGGCAGGAATCGCTCAAGCACTACAACGACATGCTCGGCAGGGGCAGCCAGTACTGA
- the LOC112879829 gene encoding protein FAR1-RELATED SEQUENCE 5-like: protein MPSAPGEKNPQDAPGPATAPPLVQAFRPVDGTGSPAIDPRLAQQSWPGHVVLLRPCVPWPPQVPVPLLLNPANPQQNADAMVDVAAADVNPAIGSCDENMVPKVNMLFDGESGAYEFYNAYAEKVGFFVRRSTLWTTSKNIITRRTFVCSREGFREKKKGAKEAKCPRPETRIGCPASLTIRLTANGKYRLTEFVPNHNHQLATESTIHMLKAKKIRRKARAVRENLVDDTVSTPEFENEDEAYEFYSMYAGKIGFNVRRASMTVNTENVITRRMFVCSKEGFREKKRGAKRVKKPRPETRTGCPACMVIRLGTNGKYQVTEFVTFHNHQLGAAAASDLVMASQSTENDQDDGVHLADRSPDDSVHKQNLINESVTINFLEGRSCKRYKCTKTPHYGDVGATLEYLQRMQHDNPSFFYAVKSDENGNFTNFFWADSKSIVDFVHFGDVVCFDSGYALQSYGRPLALFTGLNHHKQTVIFGVALLYDESNEAFRWLLDTFKMAMNGTHPKTLLTDRSAAISEAVAATLPATAHRYCVWQIYQNALQQLSQAFHGSKTLECNFKRCLFDCEDEDEFLTAWKEMLEKYDLEDNQWLADLFSIKEKWALPYGRDAFYADMKSVQQKESLTSELKKHLSLEYDLLNFFEQFERLLCDRRSAELEVDVNANQSTKKPPSMRMLRQAANVYTPAAFKMFEREFELYMDCMLYSCGEMGTIFEYRISVEDNPKDHFVKFDSHNSMMNCTCKTFEFIGIPCRHMLKVLDTRNIKDLPVQYIVKRWRKDAKSGSSNSGCTFSFDGDPESAQMKRYNLLCRIFSIAAARAATSAESFTYMEHQSNILMDQVEQVIQSRPPDIVDLIGANCDRTQSSVDNIVTESIHSHTNFLNGSADGSLTFPFTLGAGALDYR, encoded by the exons ATGCCGTCGGCACCTGGGGAGAAGAATCCCCAAGATGCTCCGGGGCCTGCGACTGCACCTCCGCTGGTGCAGGCTTTCAGGCCTGTCGATGGCACTGGCAGTCCCGCCATAGACCCGAGGCTAGCACAACAGTCTTGGCCCGGGCATGTAGTGCTCCTGCGCCCATGTGTGCCTTGGCCTCCTCAGGTGCCTGTCCCGCTGCTGCTGAATCCTGCAAATCCGCAGCAAAATGCG GATGCTATGGTGGATGTGGCTGCAGCAGATGTTAACCCTGCAATTGGTAGCTGTGACGAGAATATGGTGCCCAAGGTGAATATGCTGTTCGATGGTGAGAGTGGTGCGTATGAGTTCTACAATGCATACGCAGAGAAGGTGGGCTTCTTTGTCCGGAGGTCAACGCTCTGGACGACGTCAAAAAACATAATCACTAGGAGAACTTTTGTATGCTCAAGAGAGGGTTTTcgggaaaagaagaagggggcCAAGGAAGCAAAGTGCCCACGCCCTGAAACAAGAATTGGGTGCCCTGCGAGCTTGACAATTAGACTTACTGCTAACGGCAAGTATCGTTTGACAGAGTTTGTACCGAATCATAACCATCAGCTGGCAACGGAATCTACAATTCATATGCTCAAAGCAAAGAAAATCAGGCGCAAAGCAAGGGCTGTGAGAGAAAATCTGGTCGATGATACTGTGAGTACGCCAGAATTTGAAAATGAAGATGAGGCATATGAATTTTACAGCATGTATGCAGGAAAAATTGGGTTCAACGTGCGAAGGGCTAGCATGACAGTGAATACTGAGAACGTTATAACCAGAAGAATGTTTGTTTGTTCGAAAGAGGGTTTCCGTGAGAAGAAAAGAGGAGCGAAAAGAGTAAAGAAGCCTCGACCGGAGACACGAACTGGCTGTCCGGCATGTATGGTCATCAGGCTTGGAACCAATGGCAAATATCAAGTCACAGAATTTGTTACCTTTCACAATCACCAGCTTGGGGCTGCGGCAGCGTCTGATCTCGTCATGGCATCACAGAGTACAGAAAATGATCAAGATGATGGAGTTCATCTGGCAGATAGATCACCTGATGATTCTGTTCACAAGCAAAATCTTATTAATGAAAGTGTCACTATAAATTTCCTAGAAGGTAGAAGTTGCAAAAGATACAAGTGTACAAAGACTCCACACTATGGTGATGTCGGTGCTACTCTAGAGTACCTGCAAAGGATGCAACATGATAACCCTTCATTCTTCTATGCTGTAAAATCTGATGAGAATGGGAACTTTACGAATTTTTTCTGGGCAGATTCAAAGTCTATTGTTGATTTCGTCCATTTTGGTGATGTAGTATGTTTTGATTCAGGATATGCATTGCAAAGCTATGGTAGGCCACTTGCTTTGTTTACAGGTTTGAATCATCATAAGCAAACAGTTATCTTTGGTGTTGCATTACTGTATGATGAAAGTAATGAGGCTTTCAGATGGTTATTAGATACTTTCAAGATGGCAATGAATGGAACACATCCCAAGACATTGTTAACTGATAGATCTGCTGCAATAAGTGAAGCTGTTGCAGCCACATTACCTGCTACAGCCCATCGTTATTGTGTGTGGCAAATTTACCAAAATGCTCTTCAGCAGTTGAGTCAAGCTTTCCACGGTTCAAAAACTCTAGAATGCAACTTCAAGAGGTGTCTATTTGAttgtgaggatgaggatgagttTTTGACAGCATGGAAGGAAATGTTGGAAAAGTATGACCTAGAAGATAATCAATGGCTAGCAGATTTGTTCTCAATTAAGGAGAAATGGGCACTGCCATATGGCCGTGATGCATTTTATGCTGATATGAAAAGTGTCCAGCAGAAGGAAAGCTTGACGAGTGAGTTGAAAAAACATTTAAGCTTGGAATATGACCTTCTAAACTTCTTTGAGCAGTTTGAAAGATTGTTATGTGATCGTCGATCTGCAGAGCTGGAAGTTGATGTGAATGCTAACCAGAGCACAAAGAAGCCACCATCTATGCGAATGTTAAGGCAAGCTGCCAATGTATATACACCTGCTGCCTTTAAAATGTTTGAGCGGGAATTTGAGTTATACATGGATTGCATGCTTTACAGCTGTGGTGAGATGGGAACAATTTTCGAGTACAGGATAAGTGTTGAAGACAatccaaaagatcattttgttAAATTTGATTCGCACAATTCCATGATGAATTGTACTTGTAAGACGTTTGAGTTTATTGGCATCCCGTGTCGCCATATGCTGAAGGTACTTGACACGAGGAATATCAAGGACCTTCCTGTTCAGTATATCGTGAAAAGGTGGAGGAAGGATGCCAAATCAGGATCTTCAAATAGTGGTTGcactttctcatttgatggTGATCCTGAGTCTGCTCAGATGAAACGTTACAATTTACTGTGTCGCATATTCAGTATAGCAGCGGCTAGGGCTGCAACCTCTGCAGAATCATTCACATATATGGAACACCAGTCAAACATACTGATGGATCAAGTAGAGCAAGTTATTCAAAGCAGGCCTCCTGACATTGTTGACCTTATTGGTGCTAACTGTGACCGAACTCAAAGTTCAGTTGACAATATTGTCACTGAAAGCATTCACAGTCATACTAATTTTCTTAATGGCTCCGCTGATG GCTCTCTAACATTTCCGTTCACATTGGGTGCTGGCGCATTGGATTACCGCTGA